The proteins below are encoded in one region of Cytophagales bacterium:
- a CDS encoding TlpA disulfide reductase family protein: MKSVFALLCLCTFTLATAQDVKIVKYDQLEQAIASNSDKLRVINFWATWCGPCIKELPHFEQVNTNENVEVILVSLDFIQDESKVKKFVAKKNLQSQVMLLNEKDYDSYMGKVDNNWSGAIPATLFVTSSGKRHFYEKPFTGEELEEAINQFMD; encoded by the coding sequence ATGAAAAGCGTATTTGCCCTTTTGTGCCTTTGCACTTTCACCCTTGCAACCGCTCAAGACGTCAAAATCGTCAAATACGATCAGTTAGAGCAAGCTATAGCGAGTAATTCCGATAAGCTCAGAGTCATCAATTTCTGGGCAACCTGGTGCGGTCCTTGCATCAAGGAACTGCCTCATTTCGAGCAAGTGAATACCAATGAAAATGTTGAGGTTATTTTGGTCAGTCTGGATTTTATTCAGGACGAATCCAAAGTGAAAAAATTTGTGGCAAAAAAGAATTTGCAATCCCAGGTGATGTTGTTGAATGAAAAAGATTACGACAGCTACATGGGTAAAGTAGATAATAATTGGTCTGGCGCAATTCCTGCAACGCTTTTTGTGACTTCATCGGGGAAACGGCACTTTTATGAAAAGCCTTTTACCGGAGAAGAATTGGAAGAAGCTATTAACCAATTCATGGATTAA
- a CDS encoding LysE family transporter, whose amino-acid sequence MTLQVFVVAFIVSFFGSIPPGTINITVMQMGVQGKIRAAYFLVVGACIVEFFYALLVVRFQIFLNNNLTFTHHFTLITGLVLTALGLYSIFSKSSSSSIKVNTGAKGRTGFLKGIILGFLNPLAVPFWLAVTAYLQQNQWIKLTGPGFWAYLFGIFLGSVIVLFLAVRLGNRFTRISDNRLLVHVLPGAAFLTLGIYNFYQWAIQ is encoded by the coding sequence ATGACCTTACAGGTTTTTGTAGTCGCCTTTATCGTTAGTTTTTTCGGATCCATTCCTCCGGGCACCATTAATATCACTGTGATGCAAATGGGGGTCCAGGGCAAAATACGCGCCGCTTATTTTCTGGTGGTGGGTGCCTGCATAGTCGAGTTTTTCTACGCCTTACTTGTAGTTCGTTTTCAGATCTTCCTGAATAATAACCTGACCTTTACTCATCATTTCACGCTCATCACCGGATTGGTATTGACAGCCCTCGGTTTGTATTCCATCTTTTCTAAAAGCTCGTCCTCTTCCATAAAAGTCAATACTGGAGCAAAAGGTCGCACAGGATTTCTGAAAGGCATTATTCTGGGCTTTTTGAACCCGTTGGCCGTACCATTCTGGCTGGCCGTCACCGCATATTTGCAACAAAACCAATGGATTAAATTGACAGGCCCTGGATTCTGGGCATATTTATTTGGGATTTTTCTGGGGTCAGTGATCGTTCTTTTTCTGGCCGTCCGACTTGGCAACCGGTTTACGCGGATATCAGATAATCGACTATTAGTACATGTCCTGCCCGGAGCGGCATTTCTTACGCTGGGCATTTACAACTTCTATCAGTGGGCTATCCAGTAG
- a CDS encoding thioredoxin family protein produces the protein MKRNFLMITGLVTVVAILFINASADKFGMGVGDYAQDFELENIDGKTVSLADYKDNKGFIVVFTCNTCPYAKMYEQRIMELDQKYASQGFPVIAINPNDIDQQPGDSMGEMKKRAKDKGYSFPYLRDDSQTVASAYGATKTPHVYVLNEEATGKYKIEFIGAIDDSPRDASDVEKTYVEDAVDALLAGNKPTVTGARAIGCTIKWKES, from the coding sequence ATGAAACGGAATTTTCTTATGATCACAGGTTTGGTAACCGTAGTTGCCATCCTCTTCATCAATGCCTCAGCTGATAAATTCGGAATGGGGGTAGGTGATTACGCTCAGGATTTCGAATTGGAGAATATCGATGGTAAAACGGTTTCTCTTGCGGATTACAAAGACAACAAAGGTTTCATCGTTGTTTTCACTTGCAACACTTGTCCATATGCTAAAATGTATGAGCAGCGCATCATGGAATTGGATCAGAAGTATGCGAGCCAGGGATTTCCTGTGATTGCCATCAATCCCAATGACATTGATCAGCAACCTGGTGACAGCATGGGCGAAATGAAGAAAAGGGCGAAGGACAAAGGCTATTCTTTTCCTTACCTGAGAGATGATTCTCAAACAGTAGCTTCGGCATATGGCGCCACCAAGACGCCTCATGTCTACGTATTGAACGAAGAGGCTACTGGAAAATACAAAATTGAATTCATCGGAGCAATCGATGACAGTCCCAGGGATGCTTCTGATGTAGAAAAAACTTACGTTGAGGATGCAGTGGACGCCTTACTTGCTGGCAACAAGCCTACAGTAACAGGTGCAAGAGCAATTGGCTGCACCATCAAATGGAAAGAATCCTAA
- the mazG gene encoding nucleoside triphosphate pyrophosphohydrolase translates to MSKSLAKPDPNRAKKLEAFDRLLTIMDELRENCPWDKKQTMESLRHLTIEETYELSEAIIEADNEEVKKELGDIMLHMVFYSRIGSEQGDFDVADVLNEVCDKLIRRHPHIYGDVSAEDEDQVKANWEKIKLQEKGNQSVLGGVPKHLPALVKAMRIQEKARGVGFDWDDKSQVWEKVEEEMGEFKAEFDVADEAEIDQEKAQGEFGDLLFSLVNYSRFIDINPEEALERTNKKFIKRFKYLEAESRKDGKELSDMTLQEMDVYWERAKKQ, encoded by the coding sequence ATGTCCAAAAGTTTAGCCAAGCCTGACCCTAATCGTGCCAAAAAACTGGAAGCCTTCGATCGGTTGTTGACCATCATGGATGAGCTGCGTGAAAACTGTCCGTGGGACAAGAAACAAACCATGGAATCTCTGCGACACCTGACCATCGAAGAGACCTATGAGTTGTCCGAGGCGATCATCGAAGCAGACAATGAAGAGGTGAAAAAAGAATTGGGTGACATCATGTTGCATATGGTTTTCTATAGTCGGATCGGGTCTGAACAAGGTGATTTTGACGTGGCGGATGTACTGAATGAAGTGTGTGATAAACTGATCCGCAGACACCCACATATATATGGAGATGTAAGTGCAGAGGATGAGGATCAAGTCAAAGCCAATTGGGAAAAGATCAAATTGCAGGAAAAAGGAAATCAATCCGTGTTAGGGGGTGTCCCAAAACACTTACCTGCATTAGTCAAGGCGATGCGCATTCAGGAGAAGGCTCGGGGAGTAGGATTTGATTGGGATGATAAAAGCCAGGTTTGGGAAAAAGTAGAAGAAGAAATGGGCGAGTTCAAAGCAGAGTTCGACGTGGCCGATGAAGCGGAAATAGATCAGGAAAAGGCCCAGGGAGAATTTGGAGACTTGTTATTCTCCTTAGTTAATTATTCCAGATTCATTGATATTAATCCTGAAGAGGCCTTGGAACGCACCAACAAGAAGTTCATCAAGCGATTTAAGTACCTGGAAGCCGAATCCAGGAAGGATGGCAAAGAATTATCTGATATGACCCTCCAAGAGATGGATGTGTATTGGGAAAGGGCGAAGAAGCAGTAG
- a CDS encoding YHS domain-containing (seleno)protein: MQFLLLVLAIVLQQPETEHTNTKDGLAVGGYDVVAYFSGEAEKGSKSIRASHQGITYRFSSESNKQKFLDSPKKYVPAYGGWCAYAMGVSGDKVKIDPETFKVIDDKLYLFYNFWGNNTLKSWNEDESGLKTKADKYWSETLSSNK, from the coding sequence ATGCAATTTTTACTACTTGTTTTAGCTATTGTACTTCAGCAACCCGAAACGGAACATACCAATACCAAGGATGGCCTTGCGGTTGGCGGCTATGATGTCGTGGCTTACTTCTCAGGCGAAGCGGAAAAAGGGAGCAAGTCCATCAGGGCTTCCCATCAGGGCATCACCTATCGGTTTAGTTCGGAGAGTAACAAGCAAAAATTTCTCGATTCTCCTAAAAAATACGTTCCTGCCTATGGTGGCTGGTGCGCTTACGCCATGGGCGTCAGTGGGGACAAAGTGAAAATTGACCCGGAAACATTCAAGGTCATCGATGACAAACTTTACCTGTTCTACAATTTTTGGGGTAATAACACCCTAAAGAGCTGGAACGAAGATGAATCCGGCCTAAAAACAAAGGCGGATAAGTATTGGAGTGAAACCCTCTCTTCAAATAAATAA
- the glmM gene encoding phosphoglucosamine mutase → MTLIKSISGIRGTIGGKPGETLSPLDVVKFAAAFGMWVKEKEANPSLVIGRDARPSGSAISNLISNTLMSMGINVLDLGLSTTPTVEMAVIMEKAHAGIIITASHNPAGWNALKLLNEKGEFISGADGKKVLEIAESGDLDFVEPRKFGTYQTDDTYIDQHIEAVLAHELVDVDAIKDRKFKVVVDAVNSTGGIAVPKLLQKLGVEVKEMFCEPNGQFPHNPEPLPENLTQISQELEAGQYDLGIVVDPDVDRLVLMCEDGQSFGEEYTLVAVSDYVLGKKLGNTVSNLSSTRALRDVTEKHGGQYAAAAVGEVNVVEKMKETNAVIGGEGNGGVIVPDLHYGRDALAGIALFLSHLAHYGKSALMLRSTYPNYHISKNKLELSPEIDTDKILLALKEKYKNQPINDIDGIKIEFDREWVQLRKSNTEPIIRIFAESESSATAEHLANKIITDIKEFMSS, encoded by the coding sequence TTGACATTAATAAAATCAATCTCAGGCATTCGTGGAACCATCGGTGGCAAACCAGGAGAAACCCTTTCACCACTAGATGTTGTGAAGTTCGCTGCTGCGTTTGGTATGTGGGTGAAAGAAAAGGAAGCGAATCCTTCTTTGGTCATTGGCCGCGACGCCCGACCTTCAGGCTCGGCGATCTCAAACCTGATCAGTAATACCCTTATGTCTATGGGGATCAATGTGCTCGACCTGGGACTATCAACTACACCCACTGTAGAAATGGCCGTGATCATGGAGAAAGCACATGCCGGGATCATAATCACCGCCAGTCACAATCCGGCTGGATGGAATGCGCTTAAATTATTGAATGAAAAAGGCGAGTTCATTTCAGGAGCTGATGGGAAAAAAGTGCTTGAAATTGCCGAATCTGGAGACCTTGATTTTGTAGAACCCAGAAAATTCGGGACTTATCAAACGGACGATACTTATATCGATCAACATATCGAAGCAGTACTGGCCCATGAACTAGTAGATGTAGATGCGATCAAAGACCGCAAGTTCAAGGTGGTTGTAGATGCTGTGAACAGTACCGGAGGGATCGCGGTGCCGAAACTGTTGCAAAAACTAGGTGTGGAAGTCAAAGAAATGTTCTGTGAACCCAATGGACAGTTTCCACACAATCCCGAGCCACTACCAGAGAATTTGACTCAAATCAGCCAGGAACTCGAAGCAGGCCAGTATGACTTGGGTATCGTTGTGGACCCTGATGTAGATCGACTGGTGTTAATGTGCGAGGATGGCCAAAGTTTTGGTGAAGAGTACACACTGGTAGCCGTGAGTGATTATGTATTGGGTAAGAAACTCGGAAATACAGTTTCCAACCTTTCCAGTACGCGTGCGCTACGTGATGTCACCGAAAAGCATGGTGGTCAATACGCTGCTGCTGCGGTAGGCGAGGTAAATGTTGTTGAGAAAATGAAGGAGACCAATGCCGTCATCGGCGGAGAAGGTAATGGGGGTGTGATCGTTCCTGATCTTCATTATGGTCGTGATGCCCTGGCGGGTATCGCCTTGTTCCTTTCACATTTGGCACATTATGGTAAAAGTGCCTTGATGTTGCGATCTACTTATCCCAATTACCATATTTCCAAAAACAAGCTGGAGCTAAGTCCTGAGATCGATACGGATAAGATTTTACTTGCTTTGAAAGAAAAGTACAAAAATCAACCGATCAATGATATCGATGGGATCAAGATCGAGTTTGATCGCGAATGGGTACAATTGAGAAAGTCTAATACTGAGCCAATTATTCGTATTTTTGCTGAGTCTGAGAGTTCGGCAACTGCGGAGCACCTGGCAAATAAGATTATCACCGACATAAAGGAGTTTATGTCGAGTTGA
- a CDS encoding DinB family protein, protein MMPIQQSARGLLSQLVEVMDQLSDEDFKKPIPTLSGSSVGQHIRHTIEFFLCLMDGANKGEINYDERRHDKFIETDRKLAISVIQSIDEFLAGKVEDHAMNLIANYEVEGNDLVSIPSSLYRELAYNIEHAIHHMALIKIGVRAVGEHIVLPEHFGVASSTVRYQKQQS, encoded by the coding sequence ATGATGCCCATACAGCAGTCTGCACGTGGTTTATTGTCTCAGCTAGTCGAGGTAATGGACCAGCTTTCTGATGAGGATTTTAAAAAACCGATACCCACACTAAGCGGATCTTCGGTTGGTCAGCACATCAGGCATACCATAGAATTTTTTCTTTGCCTCATGGATGGTGCCAACAAAGGTGAGATCAACTACGATGAGCGCCGGCACGATAAATTCATTGAAACGGATCGCAAACTGGCCATCAGTGTCATTCAGTCTATCGACGAGTTCCTGGCTGGCAAAGTAGAAGATCACGCCATGAACCTGATCGCGAATTACGAAGTAGAGGGCAATGATCTGGTGAGCATTCCTAGTAGCCTTTATCGTGAATTGGCCTACAACATTGAACATGCCATCCATCACATGGCACTGATCAAAATCGGTGTGCGTGCGGTCGGCGAACACATTGTTTTACCCGAGCACTTTGGTGTAGCCAGCTCTACCGTTCGATACCAAAAGCAACAGTCCTGA
- a CDS encoding chloride channel protein codes for MKFLVWRLKHISDNNFILIVAGIIGLVAGIAAVTLKTSVHFIQEVLRNNIHFPGGSFIYIAYPIIGIFLTVAISKFLFKESLGHGITQILYAISKNSSIIRRTRMYSRMITSALTVGFGGSVGLEAPIVVTGSAIGSNLARLVHLNYKRRTLLIGCGSAGAVSAIFNSPIAGVIFAVEVILTEVTISKFIPILIASVAGQLVTIILLGEDILFSFRIVDGFSAKDTPYYFGLGMVCGLASLYFTRVMFRVEDAIQNIRNSFRRVLVGGLALALILLIFPPIYGEGYDTIKQLLSHDEIMLFEGGFLDPIDDNQYFLIAFLLLVVLIKPVASALTIGAGGSGGIFAPSLFMGGVTGFLIASVYNILIPGANVSLSNFTLVGMCGVMSGVLHAPLTAIFLIAEITGGYMLFVPLMLVSALAFTTISYFEEHSFYTKHLIEKGDLIPYDKDQIVLSLIDMKKIIETDLLAIHPEKKLGDLVALVRKSKRNIFPVLDEENVLHGIVTLDDIRDIMFDPEKRDSISVQAIMQKPPGSVSSREKMQSVMNKFQLTQAWNLPVIDDGKYVGFVSKSRIFNAYRNKLRRQNQE; via the coding sequence ATGAAGTTTTTGGTTTGGCGCCTCAAACACATCAGCGACAACAACTTCATTCTCATTGTAGCAGGTATTATTGGACTCGTTGCGGGGATCGCTGCCGTTACACTCAAAACTTCTGTCCACTTCATACAAGAAGTCCTTCGAAACAACATTCACTTCCCAGGAGGTAGCTTTATTTATATCGCCTACCCAATCATTGGCATTTTCCTTACGGTTGCGATTTCAAAATTCTTATTCAAGGAAAGTTTAGGGCACGGTATCACCCAGATTCTGTATGCCATTTCTAAGAATTCCAGCATCATCCGCCGCACTCGCATGTATTCTCGGATGATCACCAGTGCACTTACCGTAGGTTTTGGAGGTTCGGTCGGTTTGGAAGCTCCCATTGTGGTAACAGGATCCGCCATTGGATCCAACCTGGCCCGACTGGTACACCTTAACTATAAAAGAAGAACTTTACTCATTGGTTGTGGCTCAGCCGGTGCGGTCTCTGCCATATTCAACTCCCCAATAGCAGGGGTTATTTTTGCCGTCGAGGTAATTCTAACAGAAGTCACCATCTCCAAATTCATCCCTATCCTGATCGCTTCTGTAGCGGGCCAGTTGGTGACCATTATCCTGCTGGGAGAAGATATTTTATTCTCCTTCCGTATTGTAGATGGATTTTCGGCCAAGGATACTCCCTATTATTTTGGGTTAGGAATGGTGTGCGGTTTGGCTTCACTTTATTTCACCCGTGTCATGTTCCGGGTAGAAGATGCGATTCAAAACATCCGTAATTCATTTAGACGCGTTTTGGTAGGCGGTCTGGCACTGGCTCTTATTCTATTGATCTTCCCACCCATCTACGGTGAAGGATATGACACCATCAAACAATTGCTCTCACACGATGAGATCATGCTATTCGAAGGCGGGTTTCTGGACCCAATCGATGATAACCAATATTTCCTGATCGCCTTTCTGTTACTGGTCGTGTTGATCAAACCCGTAGCCAGCGCGCTGACCATTGGCGCCGGAGGTAGCGGCGGAATTTTTGCCCCATCATTGTTCATGGGTGGGGTCACTGGCTTCCTTATTGCTTCCGTGTACAACATTCTCATACCTGGGGCGAATGTGAGCTTAAGCAACTTCACACTGGTAGGCATGTGCGGGGTTATGAGTGGCGTGCTACACGCTCCGCTCACAGCTATCTTCCTGATCGCTGAAATCACGGGGGGTTATATGCTATTCGTACCACTGATGTTGGTCTCTGCCCTGGCATTTACTACCATCTCCTATTTCGAAGAGCACTCTTTCTACACCAAGCACCTCATCGAAAAAGGCGATTTGATTCCTTATGACAAAGATCAGATCGTACTCAGCCTGATCGATATGAAAAAGATCATAGAAACAGACCTCCTGGCTATCCATCCGGAAAAGAAGCTGGGAGATTTGGTGGCGTTAGTGCGAAAGAGTAAGCGAAACATTTTTCCAGTATTGGACGAAGAAAATGTGCTTCACGGCATTGTAACACTGGACGACATCCGAGATATCATGTTTGATCCTGAAAAAAGAGACAGTATTTCGGTCCAGGCGATCATGCAAAAACCACCCGGTTCCGTTTCTTCGCGTGAAAAAATGCAATCAGTGATGAATAAATTTCAGTTAACACAAGCCTGGAATTTACCTGTGATTGATGATGGGAAATATGTAGGGTTTGTCTCAAAAAGTCGAATTTTCAACGCCTATCGGAATAAGCTTAGGCGTCAAAACCAAGAATAA